In a genomic window of Erigeron canadensis isolate Cc75 chromosome 5, C_canadensis_v1, whole genome shotgun sequence:
- the LOC122599209 gene encoding calreticulin isoform X2, with protein MANRMRILNPTILSLLLLCSIVSAKVFFEERFEDGWENRWVKSDWKKDENMAGEWNYTSGKWNGDANDKGIQTSEDYRFYAISAEYPEFSNKDKTLVFQFSVKHEQKLDCGGGYMKLLSGDVDQTKFGGDTPYSIMFGPDICGYATKKVHAILTYNGENKLIKKDVPCETDQLSHVYTFILRPDATYTILIDNVEKQTGSLYSDWDLLPAKQIKDPEAKKPEDWDDEEDGEWTVPTIPNPEYKGPWKAKKIKNPNYQGKWKAPMIDNPDFKDDPELYVFPKLKYVGIELWQVKSGTLFDNVLICDDPEYAKQMAEETWGKQKDAEKAAFEELEKKEEEESKDDPTESDAENDDAEAEDEDESDESDVKDEL; from the exons ATGGCGAATAGGATGAGGATATTAAACCCTACGATTCTTTCTCTACTGCTACTATGTTCAATCGTTTCAGCTAAAGTCTTCTTCGAAGAACGTTTTGAAG ATGGATGGGAAAACAGGTGGGTTAAATCTGACTGGAAGAAAGATGAGAACATGGCTGGGGAGTGGAATTACACCTCCGGAAAATGGAACGGTGATGCCAATGATAAAG GTATTCAGACAAGTGAAGACTACAGATTTTATGCCATATCTGCTGAGTACCCTGAATTCAGCAACAAAGACAAAACATTAGTTTTTCAGTTTTCTGTTAAGCATGAGCAGAAActtgattgtggtggtggttatATGAAATTGCTCAGTGGTGATGTTGACCAGACCAAATTTGGCGGTGACACCCCATACAG TATCATGTTTGGACCTGATATCTGTGGGTATGCTACAAAGAAAGTTCACGCAATCCTCACATACAACGGGGAAAACAAATTGATCAAGAAAGATGTTCCATGTGAAACTGACCAGCTTTCGCATGTATATACTTTCATCCTTCGCCCTGATGCTACCTACACTATCCTCATCGATAATGTAGAGAAACAAACAGGAAGCTTGTACTCTGACTGGGATCTTCTCCCTGCAAAGCAGATTAAGGACCCCGAAGCCAAAAAG CCTGAAGATTGGGATGATGAGGAAGATGGTGAGTGGACGGTTCCAACTATTCCAAACCCCGAGTACAAGGGTCCTTGGAAGGCGAAG AAAATCAAGAACCCAAACTACCAAGGGAAATGGAAGGCACCTATGATTGATAACCCAG ATTTTAAGGATGACCCTGAACTTTATGTTTTTCCCAAGTTGAAGTATGTTGGCATTGAGCTATGGCAG GTAAAATCTGGAACTTTGTTTGACAATGTCTTGATATGTGATGATCCTGAATATGCCAAACAAATGGCAGAAGAAACATGGGGCAAACAAAAAGAT GCTGAAAAGGCAGCATTTGAAGAGCTAGAAAAGAAGGAGGAAGAG GAATCAAAGGATGACCCGACTGAATCTGAT GCTGAGAATGATGATGCCGAAGCAGAAGATGAGGATGAGTCCGATGAAAGTGATGTCAAG GATGAGCTATAG
- the LOC122599209 gene encoding calreticulin isoform X1, producing the protein MANRMRILNPTILSLLLLCSIVSAKVFFEERFEDGWENRWVKSDWKKDENMAGEWNYTSGKWNGDANDKGIQTSEDYRFYAISAEYPEFSNKDKTLVFQFSVKHEQKLDCGGGYMKLLSGDVDQTKFGGDTPYSIMFGPDICGYATKKVHAILTYNGENKLIKKDVPCETDQLSHVYTFILRPDATYTILIDNVEKQTGSLYSDWDLLPAKQIKDPEAKKPEDWDDKEFIPDPEDKKPEGYDDIPKEIPDPEAKKPEDWDDEEDGEWTVPTIPNPEYKGPWKAKKIKNPNYQGKWKAPMIDNPDFKDDPELYVFPKLKYVGIELWQVKSGTLFDNVLICDDPEYAKQMAEETWGKQKDAEKAAFEELEKKEEEESKDDPTESDAENDDAEAEDEDESDESDVKDEL; encoded by the exons ATGGCGAATAGGATGAGGATATTAAACCCTACGATTCTTTCTCTACTGCTACTATGTTCAATCGTTTCAGCTAAAGTCTTCTTCGAAGAACGTTTTGAAG ATGGATGGGAAAACAGGTGGGTTAAATCTGACTGGAAGAAAGATGAGAACATGGCTGGGGAGTGGAATTACACCTCCGGAAAATGGAACGGTGATGCCAATGATAAAG GTATTCAGACAAGTGAAGACTACAGATTTTATGCCATATCTGCTGAGTACCCTGAATTCAGCAACAAAGACAAAACATTAGTTTTTCAGTTTTCTGTTAAGCATGAGCAGAAActtgattgtggtggtggttatATGAAATTGCTCAGTGGTGATGTTGACCAGACCAAATTTGGCGGTGACACCCCATACAG TATCATGTTTGGACCTGATATCTGTGGGTATGCTACAAAGAAAGTTCACGCAATCCTCACATACAACGGGGAAAACAAATTGATCAAGAAAGATGTTCCATGTGAAACTGACCAGCTTTCGCATGTATATACTTTCATCCTTCGCCCTGATGCTACCTACACTATCCTCATCGATAATGTAGAGAAACAAACAGGAAGCTTGTACTCTGACTGGGATCTTCTCCCTGCAAAGCAGATTAAGGACCCCGAAGCCAAAAAG CCTGAAGATTGGGATGACAAGGAGTTCATTCCTGACCCTGAAGACAAGAAACCTGAG GGTTATGATGACATTCCAAAGGAAATCCCAGACCCAGAAGCCAAAAAG CCTGAAGATTGGGATGATGAGGAAGATGGTGAGTGGACGGTTCCAACTATTCCAAACCCCGAGTACAAGGGTCCTTGGAAGGCGAAG AAAATCAAGAACCCAAACTACCAAGGGAAATGGAAGGCACCTATGATTGATAACCCAG ATTTTAAGGATGACCCTGAACTTTATGTTTTTCCCAAGTTGAAGTATGTTGGCATTGAGCTATGGCAG GTAAAATCTGGAACTTTGTTTGACAATGTCTTGATATGTGATGATCCTGAATATGCCAAACAAATGGCAGAAGAAACATGGGGCAAACAAAAAGAT GCTGAAAAGGCAGCATTTGAAGAGCTAGAAAAGAAGGAGGAAGAG GAATCAAAGGATGACCCGACTGAATCTGAT GCTGAGAATGATGATGCCGAAGCAGAAGATGAGGATGAGTCCGATGAAAGTGATGTCAAG GATGAGCTATAG
- the LOC122601239 gene encoding uncharacterized protein LOC122601239, whose protein sequence is MRDSDDNIQNYYSNWVDNNASSDHNNRYHEGSSTNARIFSCLDQTTDNNYNLHLRPQGDSPIGLNLRKSKSLLNLVEMTLSKEKEKKSQPTTTPEKLKASNFPALLLQIGSWKRISRNEGELVAKLYYAKKKLVWEFLDGPLKNKIEIQWSEISAIRAYIYEGHHGRLEIELNQPPQFGREINPQPRKHTQWKQTTDFTEGQASVYRRHSVIFPAGVLDKHYEKLLQCDNRLFDLSKHPFPINNYPYFYHDPNHYVHYSCANAHIHPYTHAGDPDSNSVTSVAPFQYIKESSTRHTNKNHERGSNQFELIISATSTGIEDQFIPYHRQEPWTQVRQTTSLHEEIYSTGNEVSYGYGTAESNSWVGMTDVYGLPWERGMYENQDYDPNWT, encoded by the exons ATGAGGGATAGTGAtgataatattcaaaattactacAGCAACTGGGTAGACAATAATGCCTCTTCCGATCATAATAATCGTTATCATGAAGGAAGCAGCACCAATGCGAGAATTTTTTCATGCTTAGACCAAACCACAGACAACAATTACAATCTCCATCTGCGTCCTCAG gGAGATAGTCCGATTGGTTTGAATTTAAGGAAGTCAAAGTCTCTACTAAACTTGGTAGAAATGACGTTATCtaaggaaaaggaaaaaaagtctCAGCCTACTACAACTCCTGAGAAATTGAAGGCTTCTAATTTCCCTGCTCTTCTCTTGCAGATCGGTTCTTGGAAG AGAATTTCAAGAAACGAAGGAGAATTAGTTGCCAAACTCTATTATGCAAAGAAAAAATTAGTTTGGGAATTTCTCGATGGACCTCTAAAGAATAAGATCGAAATACAATGGTCAGAAATCTCAGCCATTAGAGCCTATATATACGAAGGCCACCATGGACGTCTAGAAATCGAG TTAAACCAACCACCACAATTCGGTCGAGAGATCAATCCCCAACCACGAAAACATACACAATGGAAACAAACTACAGATTTTACTGAAGGCCAAGCATCGGTTTATAG ACGACATTCGGTCATTTTTCCAGCCGGTGTTCTCGATAAGCATTATGAGAAGCTTCTTCAATGTGACAACAGGCTTTTCGATTTGAGCAAGCATCCTTTTCCAATTAACAACTACCCATATTTTTATCATGACCCAAATCATTACGTACACTACTCATGTGCAAATGCTCATATTCATCCATACACTCACGCTGGAGATCCTGATTCCAATTCCGTAACATCAG tAGCACCATTCCAGTATATCAAAGAAAGTTCAACAAGGCACACAAATAAAAACCACGAAAGAGGAAGCAATCAATTTGAATTGATTATTTCTGCAACTTCCACTGGAATAGAAGATCAATTCATACCATATCATCGGCAGGAACCATGGACTCAAGTTCGACAAACGACATCGTTACATGAGGAAATTTATTCAACTGGCAACGAAGTCAGCTATGGATACGGAACCGCAGAGTCCAATTCTTGGGTAGGTATGACAGATGTCTATGGACTTCCATGGGAGCGTGGGATGTACGAAAACCAAGACTATGATCCCAATTGGACATAG